The stretch of DNA ggATGAGGAACTTGAAGCAGCAGAATTCGATGCTATGTGGGAGCAAATTATTGAAGAGCATGAAGTTGGTGCCAATGATTGGTTTGCGGATACGTATGGTATAAGGGGACAGTGGGTGATGGCGCATGGCAGAGACTTGAAGATGGCGTCTGTTATGAGGACGACTCAAAGATCAAAGAGAGAAAATAGCTTTTTTAAGAGGTTTGAGCATAAGTCGGAAACATTgtttgagttttggatgcgttttgagagCGCTATGGACCAACAAAGGCATACACAAAAGCAGCTTGACAACAGTGATAAGCACTCGTCCGTGAAGACGTCAACACATCTGGCGTTAGAGAGTAATGCTGCAAAGGTGTACACCTATTCAGCTTTCTACACCTTCAAGGAATAGGCCATATACTCAATTAATACATGTAGAACCGGAGGTTTCACTGAGAGAGGCGAGCTAGAGGTGACTACTGTCAAAGATTCGACCAGGGGAAAGAATTTTGAAGTTGCATACAGCCCAGGTAATTtaatttacactttccatatcgtcatatttacactttccatatcatcacatttacactttccatatcgTAACATTTACATGTTCCATAATATAAtatttacactttccataataTAACATTTACACATTCCATAATATGACATTTACAATTTccatataatcacatttacactttgcaTATAATCACTTACATTATTTGCAACATTCACACTTACATGATAGCTTTAACTGATGACCCATATACACGTAAAGCAAGCTGCAGTTGTACAATGTTTGAAAGAACCGGTATCATATGCCGCCATATAATATGGATTTTTTCAGCAAATGGGATCAAGACTATACGTGACGATTATGATGTAAATAGATGGACGAAAGAGTATCTCCGATTAAGGATGTTCAATTGTAATGATGAAGGGATAGACAACATGGGAATCATCGATGAAAAACAAATTGCAATGACAAAAATGTGGTCGGAGGTTCATCAGACTGTAGGGCTCCTTCGAGGCAAAGGTGTGGCTGATGTTGAAAGCTTCTCCGCTATAATTAGAGGATTTAAGGATACCGTATCACCGTTAGGGGAAGTGttgaataaaaatcaacaaatggagCAAATTCTGCATTGTACGGCCAGTGATGTAGTGGCGATATTACCACCTAAGAATTCAAAAAACAAGGGTAGCGGTAAAAAGATGTTGTCAGCCAAAACAAAAGCACTGGCCTTCGCTAGAAAACCCAAACGCAAGTGTAAGAATTGCAAGAGAATGGCAAATCACGACAAGaggaactgccctaacccctTTTCAGCACACACACCATTGTACGAGGGGTCGTCTGCCCCGGAAGAAGatgaaggagaggaggaggaagagctgGAATCAGAAGAAGAATAGACGCCACGACAGTGATAATGTAGCTTTTGTATTTTGAATGTGTAACTTTAAACTTTGATGTGCTATCATTGGAACGAAGGATTGGGAATTGGTCTCATGGCAGCGTAACTTTCAACTGCATCAGAGTTACACTGACATAAGACCAAAATGTCTCTGTTTTATTGGATTGCCAAACATTGTGTTTCTTGAACTTATTtgaattgacaatgttatttcaAGTAACATTTACACTTATGATTAAATAAAATCTAACCTACCTTATTCAATGAAACTTTCATGCGTAtgacacatttacactttcagtgtgttaacatttacacttcccatctcatcacatttacacttcccatctcatcacatttacactctcAAAAGCACTTTTATATGAAtgacacatttacactttgaatatcgtcacatttacactttgaatatcgtcacatttacactttgaatctaaatgaaactaaaattcaatttcaattgatTGTCAATTACCCTAACAACTGCCTGACATGTCCACAAAAAAACGATAGCATTACAGACATTAGTTTCAACATTGCCAACCAAAATACGAATAGTCAagaacaaccaaaaaaaaaaataatatgtcCCCAAATGGTTTACTTTTTCACCAAAACAATCTTCACTTTGCGCTTCTTTTGTAACTTACCCCATAATTCATCTTTTCCAGCTATAAACTCATCCACCTTCACCATAAAAATGTCTCTGTTGATGTTTATGTCAGCTAGTATAAGGGTCGCCACCAACTCGACTACCAAGTACCGTCGATTCCTCTTCTTCTCCAAGTCTGGATGCTCAAAAGGTTCACCCTCGTACATCAGCATATATATCATACAGGATATCCCTGCTTCTGTTATGTTAGGACGGGGTATTTGGCGCCTAAACGAGATTTGCCGATGCTCAAAGCTAGTAATCTTGTATCCCCTGTCGGCAGTTCTGGCATCCAAATAGTCGCTAATAGCTGATGCCTGCAATGAAAGCACGTGAAATTAAATAAACACTATATTGTTCATCCTATTCGAAAGTGGTTTATTGGCATCAGACTTACAACAAGACGAGTAACTTTGCACATTTCAGACTGGTCCCAGTTGGGATGAGGTTGGTAGTCAAGGAGATTGATCGTTTGCGCTTTGAAATTTATACATACGCATGCAAAGTGCCCACCAATGTTGACGGGTATGAAGATAAACTCAGCATTCAGGTTGAAGGTTTTATCACAGTCCTGGATGAAGGTATCCCAAATTAGGTACAGCCGATCATTGATGGCATTGGACTGTGAACCTAGTCCAGGAATATCCAACAGTTGTATGATACACTCCTGTTCACAGAAGTGATTGAGACTACATAATAACCAGGAAAATAATATGTGACTTTTAGGCTTTGGGGGGCGTACCATATGACGTAACCCAAAGAAGGCCATCCTAGGAAGTAAGTATTCAGCCGAATCCATGTGGTTGAGCAACACAGCCCAGAACTCAATCACAACTAGCGACATTACAACCTCAGGAAGCATGGACATGATGTCTGACCGGCGTAGCGCAGCATGCCTACTGAACCAAGATATTGATTCACTGTAGTGAAGCCCACGTATAGTAATCAATTAAATatagaaattctttaaaaattCAATATCGTAATTAATTCACACGTTATAACAATTTGAGAGATACTAACGAATTTTCAAAGTTGTGGTCATCTAAGAACCAATGGTCCACCGCACGCTTTCGATACGATCTAACACCCCTGACCAAAGTTTGATTGTTCCGTAAGAATGTGGAGACAACAAGAGTGTAAGTACCAGCAGCCCCACAACCGAGTGAGCATCCCAGACCATCCCCCCGCCCCGAGGGCTGCTCCTTATGGCCAACATGGGTTGACTTCCTGAAGACTGCACAGCTGCAGGTATGACCACAGGGTTCCTTTCCGCAGGTATGGCTACAGGTTTGACCACGAGGCTTCCTTCTACACGATTATGAGGTGGGTTTGAGGTACGGAGCCGTTTACTGTAAATAATCTCTTCCTCATCGTCCAGATTCCTCTTTTGTGCAGAATTCGAGCCCGAATTCAGTACTTGAGCATGCTTTGCCTTGAATTAGGATATCCTTTGCCGAACGTCTTCCCTCGCTTTATTAAGGTCACTTAGGACCAGGGTCGAAACAACTTCAGCCTGGATGAGGTTGATAACGTCCCTCACCCCTAGGGTGCAGTCAAAAGATTTCCCACAGAAAAGCAACATGTGTATTATCATGTAAACCCCGCAGTCAAACCTCGAATAACCCCTACCTTGCCATTTAAATTATACATTGATAAAATTAAACCCGCTGACCTTTGAACCTTTGGCAATACCTTTAGACTAAAGGTAATTTATGAATGTTGTTTATAGTTATTACCACAATACTAGCAATTCCAAAATATGGAAGCTTTTCAAAATCATCATCGTAAGAACGGTTGTCCAGATACTCTATCTGCTCGGATGCGAAGTTTATGCAAGCACAGCTGTAATGATCATTATTACTAGATAATACCGGGATGAAGACCTGGAGCAAGTGAGAACAACCCCATAACAGTTACACTTCACAAtatttcacatttacactttgcatatgatcacatttacactttgcatatgatcacatttacactttccataatataacatttacactttctatatagtgacatttacactttctattttaATCATATGTACACTTCATAATATTTCACATATACACTTTGCATAGGATCACATTTACACTATCTgtatcatcacatttacactttccataatataacatttacactttccatatgatcccatttacactttacataatatcacatttacactatccatatcatcacatttacactttctatttaatcCCATTTACATtactatttaatcacatttacacttttattaGAATCACATCTACACTTTCCATATCATCACAATTCCACTttcaatttaatcacatttacactttcattataatcacatttacactatccatatgctaacatttacacttccaatgtgataacatttacactttccaatTTGACCATATCTACACTTTCAATGACCCTCTACACTTCCATCTGATGACACTTTTACAATTACACTTACCATATCAGAATCAAGTTGAAATGGAGACACACATGATTGATTCCAAGCATGCTACCCAGACCAGATCTCATCTGTTTTGTCAACAACTATTCCCTTCTTCTTGGCGTTCCAAATATCCAGGGCAGCACTCTGTTCAAACGAAGGGCAGCGCTATTAAACTTAGACACTTACGTTATAATTAAAGTGAAAACTATACAAATGGGATTGAGTGAGGATAGGAAAAATACGGTGTGACTAAGCCCGAAGAAACAACGAGAAGATGCAACTGGTGCAGTTTGGTCATAAATCATCTTATTGATTAGTAAGCACCAACAATCAATTACATAAGACATAACTTCCTGTACAGGTTCGAGGTTTAACATGTCTTCCCGTGACACGAAAAAAAAGTCTGATAATACTGCCAATTGTTCCCTAAAAAAACACTTTATTAGGCAAAAATGTATACGACGACTTATAGACTGCTTCAGAATGGTCCCAGTATTACTATGTTTGACATCGAAGTTAAAATAGACTCACCCTTTCAAAAAAAGATTCTGATTTGTTAAAGACGTAGTCCAGGACGTCTTTCCTCACACTAAAAACATTGCTGAATAAATTCTTATTGCACTGCAGGTCTGCCGTAATAAAGTCCTGCTCGGGCATGGGTACCCCACAATCAATGGTACAACCAAGATTCTCGGGGACCACATCTATGCACTGCAGGTGCTCAGCTGAATGAAATAGGAAGGGGTGGTGGTCCAGGTTACTCCGGGGGACATATATTTCACGACCAGCCGCAGGAACGGTTGGTTTAGAAGGGGCCTCTCGTATCAGTCGTTCCAAAATGCTCAGATGGAACCCCTTGAAATGCCTCATTTAGCTCTGTAGTAGAAGAAACAGTCAAATTAAATTCAGGCAACTTAAATTTAGAAGAGGGTGCTTCAACAACCACCTTATCTGCTCCCCAAACAACATCCATAGCCACAACCTCATTCTGAAACAAGCCGGGACAAGTTGGTTGCGAAAGGGGACCTTGTTCCTGTTCGTTGACCATGCCACAACCGATCTCCGACTCTTCTTGAGCTGCTCCTTTTAGGTATGCGGTCAAAACAACGGTCGACTCAACCCCCGGAATCTTCGTTTCACTGAAGATGGCTTGGTAAACAGGCTGGTCCGCTCCCTGGATACCACTAACATCCATAGCCTTCCCAGGCATTAATCCATTCACTTGTGGTTCAGGTTCATAGGAAGGCCCCTATTCTTTCAAGTCATCATTATCCCCTGCTTGAGACGGCTCCATATCCATATCCTGCACAAACTCTTCCTGAGCTCTTCACCGTCACCAATATCTGACAATCCTTGCAACGCGTTCTCAATATCTGAAGTCGAAATAAATTTCAACTGAAATGAATATGAACCATCTTCAGTTGACTGCACTACCACATCCTCATCCACTTTATCAGCTACTTCTAAATCATCCTTCTCAACAACATGTTCAGCCACCTCAGGGGGGCCACTAGTAACAGGCACTTCCCCTTCACCACTTTTCTACTCCTCATTTAATGAGGACTTCATGAAAGCTTCCGAAACTTCGGCCGGGCTACAAATTGTCTCTTAAATCTGACCCGTTAATTGAGAATAGTCAGTTTCATCTCCTCCGCACTCCTCTTCCTCTCATCGACAGGCTTCATTCAGTTCAGCGGTATTATAAAAATCAACGGTCTCCATAATCTGTGACACCACCCCATCATCTGCTTTGTCAACCAAATCAGCATCTTCTGCAAGTGACACACCCTCTACGGTAGGCGTAAACTTGAATTTTTCaaccttgtttttttttcttggcTGCTGTTTGGGCCAAAATCCGCTTATTGGCCTAATATGGAGCAAGCCCAAGAAGTTCCGTTCAGTGAGTTGGGCCAAGGAGCTTATAGCCGCAGGAATCCCAAGAACAGAAGGAACCGTGTGCCAAGGAATCCTCAGGGAGATttcagggagattagggagaatgGAGGAAGAGGATCCGTTTATGGAAAGAGTTGTGACAGGACTAATATTCCTTGCCATAAACggagtaggacatatctagggttcttaccctataaatagcaaatGGGGCAAACAAGAAAGGGCATTCAAGATCCCACATGCATAATACATTGTGCTAGCTAGGTTTACATTCCGTCTCCATTGTACTCGTTCTCTTATTAACAAGCTAGTGCAatccttggaagggtaccgtcccttcccgTGGTTGTTTTCCATATttggttttccgcgtcaccaaatcccATGTGTCAATTTATACTTGCGTACTTAATTCCTTTACTTTGCACTAAACACGAACATCCACTCAACAtgcaacgagtaagaccgcattgacctcgcTTAACCTAATCCggtaaaaattaccaaaacagcTGCCTTGGTTTTTTTTCTTGGACACCTTCCCAACATCTGACAATGAAGAAGCTTTATCAAGAGATTTCTTCATTTGTGACGCTATATTTTCCAGTTCTTCAACATATTCCTTCAGATTTGCACCTTCGAAAAAATCTTGTGTCGCTTGTGACGGAACAAGACCAGTTGAAGAAGTAGCCCCTGTTGTTAAGTTCATGATCATTGCCATTgcactgatctttccccgccaggtagcataagcaACAATCTTGGTGGCCAGGGAAATCAGCTCGCTGATATTCTCGTCAGAGCGCTTGAGAGAATCAGAGAAGGTACTGCACACTTCCTGGGTACGTGCCAGCTGATCAGCTCCCTCCTTTAACTTCTTCTTGGCTCCAGCAAGCTCAGCTTTCAGCTCCACAACCCGTCCTCTAAGGTCAGCGCGCTGTTGCTCCAACTCAGCAATGTCCCAGTCAGCTCCTAATTCCTGACACTAGTGGCCCTGCTGGTAGTTTGGACTACTTTAATCATCTTCCTATTGTAAAGGGCTGACTGGAAGGCCTGAGAATAGAAAGGGAAAAGTTAACAAGACTGGCATGGATAAATCAGAACAGGTGGCAGAGAGAGAGTACTTACCATAAAGCGTTATGCACATCATTCTCCGCCATTTCTTCTGGCGAGAATTTCTAGAAGACCTCCACAAGTGGAGGGAAGAGGATCTGGTCTATCTTAAGCCAGTATGGCACCTTATCTATGTTCCCGAGGCCCTCAGGGAAGTGGGCAATGATGCCGCCACTGGCAGCAGCAGAAGGACAAGCAGGTGGGGTAGGAGGATAAAGGGACAGTGGGCTGACTTCTAAGGGCTCAGGACGGGCAGTGCTGGAATGGGTAGGAGGAGACTGGAAGGAAGCAGCAggggcactcctcttggaggcaaaGGCTACGTCAGGGCTCGCAGCAgctctctttcttttagcactctgGAAAATAGCCTTTAGAGGGTCAAATTTTGAGCCTGCAAGCAGCCAGATCTCAGGCACCACAAATACCAGGTGGACAGCAAAATTTCATACAAGTAGAGATAACACGAATGACAACACAAAAGTAACATACCAGAAGACATCCTGTGGGCTGATTGTTGTGAATTGGAGGAAGAGGCAGGTGAGAAGTCGTGCAGCAAATCAGGAAACTTCATGTCGGATAGGGAGATGCAGAACAGCTTGATGCGAGCAGATGTTGGGTTACCTAGACGAGTCAGGTGGCAggtgttgggattcattaatctcatttgattacatattgaatatgtgaataattaatttagtcataaaattaattccatatcttatgcatgcaaaacaaatacaagagtaaggagaaaatcaattcttacattgagtatttcggatcaaagggcactaggaagttcaccttcttactagttcttgagctttctaaaatgtggaagaacaagattcaactggagaatctctcccaaggaattatacccaaagtaacacccttaataattttaattaatatgatttagtattaattaaaatctaacttaaacttgacacaaaaattggattttgttctcttctttttcggttaagaggagaggattttATGAGTGTTTCTGATACGAAAGTTATAAACTTTCGTTGATTCGCGGAAGCAGCACAATAatgaaacaaacgaaaacaataaCAAGCCACGAAAACAGTAAAGGAACAACAAACCAGGAATTAGGTAACCGGATATTTGCTTGGATTAGACCTATAATCCAACCAATGATGATCGATGTTGCAAGACCTATTGCTAGTCGATCTAGTTTAAGCCTGAAAACGCGTCAGACAGAAACCGGGTTTGGAACGAACGCGTCGAACCGAGGTGTTTACACAAACTTGTAAACACAAACAAAGCAACAACTTTGATTTTAATTCAATATCATAATATGACAACTAAAAGATAATAATCTAACTAATGAAATCTAATCTTTTGATTAGTTTTATTCCATCCTAACTACTCCTAATTGCATCAGTTACCACTAATTCGAACCCGTGTTCGATCCCTGGCAGTGcactaaattaatttaattagtagTGCCATCAGAATtgtatcatactccctttcttcaaaagaatcgtcccgattcttagaaCCCTAGAATTCCCCTGGATCGAATACAATCCTAGCAAATTCAGATGCAAAATTGATGAAGAAGAACGGGAAATTATTTGGGCAAATCATTAATTTCCTCTTcaactcatcatcttcaatctCTATGAATTTTCAACCATAGTAATCATTTATAACCCTCTTGTGCCGTCTCCACCCGTGCTTTCCACCCCTCCACCCTCCTTGTACGAGAAGAACTTCAGCATTAACCTCCTCAACTGTTTCCTCATCAATATAATCATCAAAAATAGGAGGCAATGTCGGATCAAACATAACATTCTCCTCATAGTTGCTTTCAAACGAGAAAAATCTCGACATGTTTTCCCCCTTGGTGAACAGTACCACGTgaatagtatttttttttttttttttgcaacctCACGCCTTGAGCAGCAAGTTACTAGAACCGTGCTCCTTGgataaaaaccgattaaccctcaaactacctgcttgagtttaacccttgaattccaatcgcaatcagaaattcaactaaaaacttggctttgacacgcctaggaccgtctagatttgaggaaatcaagagccgaagctctgataccacttatgatacgaaagTTATAAACTTTCGTTGATTCGCGGAAGCAGCACAATAatgaaacaaacgaaaacaataaCAAGCCACGAAAACAGTAAAGGAACAACAAACCAGGAATTAGGTAACCGGATATTTGCTTGGATTAGACCTATAATCCAACCAATGGTGATCGATGTTGCAAGACCTATTGCTAGTCGATCTAGTTTAAGCCTGAAAACGCGTCAGACAGAAACCGGGTTTGGAACGAACGCGTCGAACCGAGGTGTTTACACAAACTTGTAAACACAAACAAAGCAACAACTTTGATTTTAATTCAATATCATAATATGACAACTAAAAGATAATAATCTAACTAATGAAATCTAATCTTTTGATTAGTTTTATTCCATCCTAACTACTCCTAATTGCATCAGTTACCACTAATTCGAACCCGTGTTCGATCCCTGGCAGTGcactaaattaatttaattagtagTGCCATCAGAATtgtatcatactccctttcttcaaaagaatcgtcccgattcttagaaCCCTAGAATTCCCCTGGATCGAATACAATCCTAGCAAATTCAGATGCAAAATTGATGAAGAAGAACGGGAAATTATTTGGGCAAATCATTAATTTCCTCTTcaactcatcatcttcaatctCTATGAATTTTCAACCATAGTAATCATTTATAACCCTCTTGTGCCGTCTCCACCCGTGCTTTCCACCCCTCCACCCTCCTTGTACGAGAAGAACTTCAGCATTAACCTCCTCAACTGTTTCCTCATCAATATAATCATCAAAAATAGGAGGCAATGTCGGATCAAACATAACATTCTCCTCATAGTTGCTTTCAAACGAGAAAAATCTCGACATGTTTTCCCCCTGGTGAACAGTACCACGTgaatagtatttttttttttttttttgcaacctCACGCCTTGAGCAGCAAGTTACTAGAACCGTGCTCCTTGgataaaaaccgattaaccctcaaactacctgcttgagtttaacccttgaattccaatcgcaatcagaaattcaactaaaaacttggctttgacacgcctaggaccgtctagatttgaggaaatcaagagccgaagctctgataccacttatgatacgaaagTTATAAACTTTCGTTGATTCGCGGAAGCAGCACAATAATGAAACAAACGGAAACAATAACAAGCCACGAAAACAGTAAAGGAACAACAAACCAGGAATTAGGTAACCGGATATTTGCTTGGATTAGACCTATAATCCAACCAATGGTGATCGATGTTGCAAGACCTATTGCTAGTCGATCTAGTTTAAGCCTGAAAACGTGTCAGACAGAAACCAGGTTTGGAACGAACGCGTCGAACCGAGGTGTTTACACAAACTTGTAAACACAAACAAAGCAACAACTTTGATTTTAATTCAATATCATAATCTGACAACTAAAAGATAATAATCTAACTAATGAAATCTAATCTTTTGATTAGTTTTATTCCATCCTAACTACTCCTAATTGCATCAGTTACCACTAATTCAAACCCGTGTTCGATCCCTGGCAGTGcactaaattaatttaattagtagTGCCATCAGAATTGTATCagtttctttctctaaaatatttcacaaatgtagagagttgtttatattttctaacactagaaaactATATAGTGTAGAGGTGAATAATTATAGAAGAAACCCTTGGCTTCCTCTAGGTAGAAAAACCGGGTGGGGGTGGGACtttagggagccaatgcatgcaaaagttgctcttctaaaaagctatagggttgcatggctatatACTAGAgtgatcattgtgttttctatttaaaataatcaatacaatttaaaaccctaaccctccccatCTTCGGTACACccaacataaaatggaaggtccattttatatttgtcaattgtcaattttgtcatatgtcacatgttacatgacatgttacactatagtgtatttttaacatattaataaaatatgtcacatacaaaattaactagtaattcttaattacttgtacaaaaatggtttatcgaattataaattacaacaacttgtatttataataaattattcaatctgtttcaattgtttcgtaaacaataatttaatctaagtaataaaacgattcgattacttagaccgtatcttatttaatcgaattacaataagatacataattttactcacaaaatcatccgtcaattttaagcaatttaattaactcgtatcggcatcgattaattaaataatcaattaagagcattaccctataggtatgaccttacgggatcaactgatcaccaccgtcgtacgacagtaatgtcaaactctagtcagccaatcattaccgatatgtgtggaccagttgactaagaagtattactttccctcatgtattcttaatatgagatttaaacatgtgatctcaatatgatcaacaatgtgatcgcattattgtcggggacactccaacaatctcccacttgtcctcgacaagtgtgcggaaccaattctcttgtcctatttctatctcccactcaatgcaaggtgtctttcaggccgtacttgcaagtgatcatatcgaaagtggtttcctcgatctggagaacaactgattgatcggaa from Silene latifolia isolate original U9 population chromosome 10, ASM4854445v1, whole genome shotgun sequence encodes:
- the LOC141607720 gene encoding protein FAR1-RELATED SEQUENCE 1-like, with amino-acid sequence MIALTDDPYTRKASCSCTMFERTGIICRHIIWIFSANGIKTIRDDYDVNRWTKEYLRLRMFNCNDEGIDNMGIIDEKQIAMTKMWSEVHQTVGLLRGKGVADVESFSAIIRGFKDTVSPLGEVLNKNQQMEQILHCTASDVVAILPPKNSKNKGSGKKMLSAKTKALAFARKPKRKCKNCKRMANHDKRNCPNPFSAHTPLYEGSSAPEEDEGEEEEELESEEE